A stretch of Desulfotalea psychrophila LSv54 DNA encodes these proteins:
- a CDS encoding DUF6261 family protein translates to MATISKVRESSRNADINNLATRILKEFSKNDWSSDTYLSPILTELTTLDDDFTLALNRLEAYSQLAEKDEVRDEAIRALFYLVDGYTYIPLPKMKEAAAVIDAVLSQYGMGIQREDYSAESARINSLLTDLAEPDIVKAIANLKGMDDSISILATAQEEFENIAMSQGELIAGKESLASATRLKAEVIQITNGSLIEYMNVMSKVKPETFASISADIAQFVKQNNELAKRRTGKKPDEEKAEAE, encoded by the coding sequence ATGGCAACAATTAGCAAAGTTAGAGAATCCAGTAGAAACGCAGATATTAACAACCTGGCAACACGTATCCTCAAAGAGTTTAGCAAAAATGACTGGAGCAGTGATACCTACCTCAGCCCTATTTTAACAGAACTCACCACCCTCGATGATGATTTCACCCTGGCCCTTAATCGCCTGGAGGCCTATTCGCAACTAGCAGAAAAAGATGAGGTGCGGGACGAGGCAATACGCGCACTGTTTTACCTGGTGGATGGCTACACCTACATCCCTCTCCCCAAAATGAAGGAGGCTGCAGCGGTGATAGATGCGGTGCTCAGTCAATATGGTATGGGAATTCAGAGAGAGGATTACAGTGCCGAGTCTGCCAGGATCAACTCTCTGCTGACTGATCTGGCAGAACCGGATATTGTTAAGGCTATTGCCAATCTCAAAGGGATGGACGATTCGATCAGCATCCTGGCCACGGCCCAAGAGGAGTTTGAAAACATCGCCATGTCCCAGGGAGAGCTGATTGCTGGCAAGGAGAGTCTCGCCTCGGCCACAAGATTAAAAGCTGAGGTAATCCAGATTACTAATGGTAGCCTTATTGAGTATATGAATGTTATGAGCAAGGTCAAGCCGGAAACATTTGCCAGCATTAGCGCCGATATTGCTCAGTTTGTTAAACAAAATAATGAGCTGGCCAAGCGCAGAACCGGCAAGAAGCCAGACGAGGAAAAGGCAGAGGCAGAGTAG
- the gapS6b gene encoding GapS6b family protein, which translates to MTEPISQYHYGQGDNVRDKIINRAISPKALLTPIHSVLTSLRHRQLEQAKEKLTTINSTSSLDTDTIALLNIIQLLVKLTEDNPPADSYQLLNSYLATDPDQFCRDIAISAQIQLDAKHDNHLDAHTRYTAKKRQGIYTNEAYYALIANLDEIKSVFNEQRLQLTEIELCGLVRGALRLEAPDEALEIAKLLHSILPDLNSKTLILFTKICLFNKTISESSEARHYWSITASSRRNLLNLCDETVCLMNNCKGNDTRVVNIATSLLNHVLGEYQPLADVCWDFISKVEAQSPDIASEIRRIYERKRRTTGGISGKIAKAQEDPAFKSDTINEITKSTNISAEDSFLLSNIGDQDTIQKWLGSGGAISNTNQLVSDVALLELKTMACKDTKKAVAELQEAADEFTNKHQADLGSLDPRNALSLAEKLFNLEIFPAACELLKPHIPSSDIWASPILQCYLNALLYSQKMMSLNSILEKIDINDWDDVIWQIKARQLGHGHNYKDAINAAEKALVYSNTSRYSWSLLIYFHNQNDSNKDLISQVVNRIPDEIFSQPSEIGYQLLSEIVRIGDFSRAEFFIIDWFIKNPDHCAIPFTDFYLSIILKGHEELNPSPTVGDCHGGLQYSCDGKITTKLLVTEKIAPHPSLINISSPLGQLLSAMDIEDTQQHGMMDIKLIKREPPYIAIFNIASSLREALNDGSDCFYSFTLPEDPNEMFRALERKLTPSQGNKSTLLANPKMPLFLKGFYNNSHEIVKSAFQLLTAKTATKQDLPAFGEENPEQIILDVYSASYLALTGLSDNLINSHIKIAITIETKFYIKQWLEDVNREDYLTIGVHPEGGLLRCTAEDMRLQTVDIQKALNQILTKSEVISPNLIDTPPEVLKIEDAVDPSVLSSLKLSITNNIPWLCIDLIFAQLSKSCGHPIVNALHFFTFLDSNLPIEHLHKGLYLHVTAGLPYPITYENIIQLSKSKEEHAHYFLAEILRMYPNASPNTNATIQFLHHILIIILTNAYEDGEILKGLSVTNPRNNGYTERVFNACCDVSMECKGNEEAHYKLAMLLTHLFHTFREITPIINLIRYMASRFIIGHIMCAETINNHVIDLITKIRNNEIS; encoded by the coding sequence ATGACGGAACCCATTTCTCAATATCATTATGGCCAAGGAGACAATGTTAGAGACAAGATCATCAACCGGGCTATCTCTCCCAAGGCCCTCCTAACTCCCATCCACTCTGTACTAACAAGTTTACGACACCGTCAACTAGAACAAGCGAAAGAAAAGCTAACCACCATAAACTCCACATCAAGCCTAGATACAGATACCATCGCCCTACTTAACATCATTCAGCTTTTGGTTAAGTTGACTGAAGATAACCCTCCAGCAGATAGTTACCAGCTATTAAACTCCTACCTCGCAACAGATCCAGATCAATTCTGTCGAGATATTGCTATCTCTGCACAAATCCAACTTGATGCCAAACATGACAACCACCTTGATGCTCATACACGATATACCGCAAAAAAGAGACAAGGGATATACACCAATGAAGCATATTATGCCCTCATAGCAAACCTTGATGAAATAAAGAGCGTTTTCAATGAACAAAGATTGCAACTTACTGAGATTGAGTTGTGTGGTTTAGTACGTGGAGCACTAAGGCTAGAAGCTCCTGATGAAGCTCTGGAAATAGCAAAACTCCTACACTCTATTTTGCCAGACCTTAACAGCAAAACGCTTATCCTTTTCACAAAGATATGTCTATTTAATAAAACAATCTCCGAATCTAGCGAAGCTAGACATTATTGGAGCATAACTGCAAGTAGTCGCAGAAACCTACTTAACCTATGCGACGAAACCGTTTGTCTAATGAACAACTGCAAGGGTAACGACACTAGAGTAGTCAACATAGCCACATCATTACTTAACCACGTTTTGGGTGAATACCAACCACTGGCAGACGTTTGTTGGGATTTCATTTCTAAGGTAGAAGCACAATCACCTGATATCGCATCTGAAATTCGCCGTATATATGAGCGAAAAAGAAGAACCACAGGAGGGATATCAGGCAAAATAGCCAAAGCTCAAGAAGATCCAGCATTCAAAAGTGACACCATAAACGAAATAACGAAATCAACAAACATCTCTGCAGAAGACTCCTTTCTACTAAGTAACATTGGAGATCAAGACACCATCCAAAAATGGCTTGGCTCCGGTGGAGCCATATCAAATACGAATCAGCTTGTAAGTGACGTTGCCCTGCTTGAACTAAAAACGATGGCATGCAAGGACACCAAGAAAGCAGTTGCAGAACTCCAAGAGGCGGCTGATGAGTTCACCAATAAACATCAAGCTGACTTGGGCAGCTTAGATCCTCGAAACGCGCTCTCTCTAGCTGAGAAACTCTTCAATCTAGAAATTTTTCCTGCTGCATGCGAGTTACTAAAACCGCACATTCCTAGCAGTGATATCTGGGCCTCACCCATTCTTCAATGTTATCTCAATGCCCTACTTTACAGCCAGAAAATGATGTCACTGAATTCAATTTTGGAAAAAATTGATATAAATGACTGGGATGACGTTATTTGGCAAATAAAAGCACGTCAACTTGGCCATGGCCACAACTATAAAGATGCCATCAATGCCGCAGAAAAAGCATTAGTATATTCAAACACATCACGTTACAGTTGGTCTCTTCTTATTTATTTTCACAACCAAAATGACAGCAACAAAGACTTAATCTCCCAAGTGGTGAATCGGATTCCAGATGAAATATTCTCCCAACCATCTGAGATAGGTTACCAGCTACTGTCTGAAATTGTAAGAATAGGAGATTTTTCGAGAGCCGAGTTTTTTATAATTGACTGGTTTATCAAAAACCCCGATCATTGTGCCATTCCTTTCACAGACTTCTACCTTTCGATAATTTTAAAGGGCCACGAAGAACTCAATCCATCGCCTACCGTGGGTGACTGTCATGGCGGGCTACAATATAGCTGTGATGGGAAAATCACGACTAAACTGTTAGTCACGGAGAAAATCGCACCACACCCATCTTTGATCAATATTTCATCTCCACTGGGACAACTACTATCGGCAATGGATATAGAGGACACCCAACAACATGGCATGATGGATATTAAGCTTATCAAACGAGAACCACCCTATATAGCCATATTCAACATTGCATCGTCATTAAGAGAGGCTCTCAATGATGGTTCTGACTGCTTCTACTCATTCACATTGCCTGAAGACCCAAACGAGATGTTCAGGGCTTTGGAGCGAAAGCTGACTCCCTCCCAAGGCAACAAAAGCACCCTCCTCGCCAACCCCAAAATGCCACTATTCCTAAAAGGCTTCTACAACAATAGCCACGAAATAGTAAAGTCAGCGTTCCAACTCCTCACAGCAAAAACAGCTACTAAACAGGATTTACCAGCGTTCGGCGAGGAAAATCCAGAGCAAATCATTCTGGATGTCTATTCTGCAAGCTACCTGGCACTGACTGGTTTAAGCGACAATTTGATAAATTCTCACATTAAAATTGCCATAACTATCGAAACAAAATTCTATATAAAACAGTGGCTAGAAGATGTAAACCGTGAGGATTATCTTACCATAGGCGTTCACCCTGAGGGGGGCCTCTTACGCTGTACCGCTGAGGATATGCGTCTACAAACAGTCGATATACAAAAGGCTCTCAACCAAATACTAACTAAATCTGAGGTAATATCCCCGAATTTGATTGATACCCCACCAGAAGTATTGAAAATAGAGGACGCTGTAGACCCATCAGTACTTTCCAGCCTTAAACTTTCAATAACAAACAACATTCCTTGGCTATGCATTGACCTAATTTTTGCACAATTATCAAAAAGTTGTGGGCACCCTATTGTAAATGCGCTCCATTTTTTTACATTCCTGGACAGTAATCTGCCAATTGAGCATTTGCATAAAGGATTATACTTACATGTCACAGCGGGATTACCGTACCCCATAACTTACGAAAACATAATCCAGCTCAGCAAATCAAAAGAAGAACATGCACATTACTTTTTAGCTGAAATATTAAGAATGTATCCTAATGCTTCCCCTAACACCAACGCCACAATACAGTTCTTACATCATATTCTTATAATAATTTTAACAAATGCCTATGAAGATGGAGAAATACTAAAGGGCCTTAGTGTGACCAACCCAAGAAATAATGGGTACACAGAACGTGTATTTAACGCATGTTGTGATGTTTCAATGGAGTGTAAAGGTAATGAAGAGGCACATTATAAGCTTGCTATGCTATTAACCCACCTCTTTCACACATTCCGCGAAATAACCCCAATAATCAATCTTATACGCTATATGGCTTCGCGTTTCATTATTGGTCATATTATGTGTGCAGAAACCATCAATAATCATGTTATTGATCTAATCACAAAAATAAGAAACAACGAGATATCATAA
- a CDS encoding DUF2971 domain-containing protein, which translates to MKRIKVAFPDVTRSSAIKGLRRMEKIYKYFRYDVLDLVFRKKGYCGVKCSLPQDYNDPYELFLGMDLSIPPEHLAFYYDIVSGIPQNPTTCFSYSPIVSPMWAHYANNHSGFVLEFDLEGLQKHFEGNPLWNVSYRKAPLENLKEILARAAGTLKPRHSYALQEAVFVESYFSKYDQWAYEQECRFVDMTKITENVAGDDILFIPLEFVTAFIAGPKYPTDKIQHSCDISSIADMKWYELVIGKSHPKPYIKAQNNEIFIFEDKQLVLSTNNCSSCSEPLVNDNKLCPWCAITESHRKVAAQHNPFRMISAMGGLDDYMEAMNKIGR; encoded by the coding sequence ATGAAAAGGATAAAAGTAGCTTTTCCAGATGTTACTCGCAGTTCAGCGATTAAAGGGCTAAGAAGAATGGAAAAAATTTATAAGTATTTTAGGTACGATGTTCTTGATTTGGTTTTTCGCAAAAAAGGATATTGTGGTGTTAAATGTTCATTGCCACAAGACTACAATGACCCGTATGAACTTTTCTTAGGGATGGATTTGTCTATTCCACCAGAGCATCTCGCATTTTATTACGACATAGTCAGTGGGATTCCTCAAAACCCAACGACATGCTTCTCTTATTCTCCTATCGTTTCACCAATGTGGGCTCACTACGCGAATAATCACTCTGGCTTTGTACTCGAATTTGACCTTGAGGGCTTACAAAAACACTTTGAAGGAAATCCGCTCTGGAACGTATCTTATCGTAAAGCTCCTCTTGAAAACTTAAAGGAAATACTAGCTAGAGCTGCTGGTACACTGAAGCCTCGTCATTCATACGCACTACAGGAAGCTGTTTTCGTTGAATCATATTTCTCTAAATATGATCAATGGGCATACGAACAAGAATGTCGATTCGTTGATATGACCAAGATCACTGAAAATGTAGCTGGCGATGATATTTTATTTATACCATTGGAATTTGTTACCGCATTTATTGCAGGTCCTAAATATCCAACGGATAAGATTCAACACTCATGTGATATATCCTCAATAGCGGACATGAAATGGTATGAACTTGTTATTGGTAAAAGCCATCCAAAACCCTACATTAAAGCCCAGAATAACGAAATTTTTATTTTCGAAGACAAGCAATTAGTTTTATCAACTAACAATTGCAGTAGTTGTTCTGAACCTCTAGTTAACGACAACAAGCTTTGTCCGTGGTGTGCGATCACTGAATCCCATAGAAAAGTTGCTGCTCAACACAATCCGTTCAGAATGATAAGTGCCATGGGAGGCTTAGACGATTATATGGAGGCTATGAATAAAATCGGGCGGTAG
- the gapS6a gene encoding GapS6a family protein gives MEFLTATVFSGVLYDMLKCGAGLASDNIKKKLQDWLIDDNMASNIEAELAKLQLSDEMSESAIAKKLTSSDEITKILKEIKPINQTTITQTHSGTGDNIAGNKVINN, from the coding sequence GTGGAATTTCTTACCGCCACGGTCTTTTCTGGTGTTTTGTATGACATGCTCAAGTGTGGAGCTGGTTTAGCATCTGATAATATAAAGAAAAAACTACAAGATTGGTTGATCGACGACAATATGGCCAGCAACATTGAGGCTGAACTGGCAAAGCTACAGCTATCAGATGAAATGAGTGAATCTGCCATTGCCAAGAAATTAACCAGCTCAGACGAAATTACAAAGATCTTAAAAGAGATAAAACCTATCAATCAAACTACGATTACACAAACACACTCTGGTACTGGAGACAATATAGCTGGAAATAAAGTTATTAATAACTGA